Sequence from the Malaciobacter pacificus genome:
CTTAGCATAGAAACACCCTGCTCTGTAAATGCATAAGGCAAACTACCACCCAAGTGTTGTTTTGAAGGTATCGCATTTTGCGATACCATAATTTTTACTTCTTTTTCTGTAAGTTGAAACATAAAATCTTCAGGGAAACGCTCAATATTTCTTTTTACTTGTTCCCTAAGCCTTATCGCTTTTACTTGATACAACTCTGCTAAGTCTCTATCTATCATAACTTGCATATCTCTTATGGTATATATTTTATTTTTTATATCTTCATCTATTATCAATTCATTCATGTTATAGTCCTCATTTGAAGAAATAATAACATTAAAAAGTATTTTTATTTAAAAATATTACAGTTTGTAATCAAAAGATTCTAAAGACTTTTTTTGTGTCCAGTTTATTTTTTCTGTATAACAAAGTTCTAGTAAACTTGGCTTTTGTAAATTGACTTCATACCATATTTTTGATAAGATAATTTACTATTCCTTCGGGACGCTCCCCAATGACTTTTGGGGTGTTACTATATCTTTTGATTTACTACTTCTACATCAAATTCCAAAACTGTACTCAATATATTAAACCTGTCACAATTTGTGACCAGTTCATAAAAAGTTTTAAACCTTTTTCAACACTTCCAAAATCTTCACCATAGCCAAAGTATCAAGTTTACAGTACTCTAAAAGTGAAGTTCTCATCTTCTGTTTTTCTTCTTCATCAAGCTTACCAAGATTTGCAAAGGCATTCATAGCTTGGCTTCCATTTTGTACTCCATCTAGTTCTTTGTATGCTTTTTCAAACTGTGGAACTAGTGAGGGCAATACATACTTGATAGAGTAGCTTCCTTTCATATCTGGTGTTACATACCACTTCTTTTGGAAAGGTATCATAAGGTCTTGCATGTTTTCATTTATACTAAGTAAATGTTCTCTTAGGTCATCGTAATTACTAGCTAGTCTTTTTATCACACCCTTTTCAAAACTCATATTATAAGCCAATACTGTAACATCACTTGGTATATCTTCACAAAAATTCAAAGCTAAGTCATATCTACTATCAACACTATCTTGGCTTAGATACTCTTTGTGAGTTAATGTTCCATCTTCGTGCTGTATATGAAGTGAGTATTGAAATGGAATTTGCTCGAAGGGTTTTATACCTTTAAACTGTGGTATTGTCTGCTGGTATGTCTCAAAATCAAGATGATAGATAGGATATGTGATATCTTTTAGAAACTCTTTGATAGATGATGTATCTATATATGTAAGTTTTGATTTGTAGTTTTCTACTGCTTGCTTTTGATTTGCCGTGAGGTCAAAATCATGGGGTATATCATCGATATTTACTATGCCTTTTGAGTATAGTTCGATTTGTTTTTTGCTTCCTAGATTGAAGATATTAAATATAGAATAATCTGGAATTTGCCTTTGAGTCTTCCAACAATACTCTTTTGCATCGCATTCGTAAGGTTTATTACAGTGTTTTCCTATATCTATATTTGGTTCATTTTGTTTGTCATTTAGATATGTTTTAGTAGTTCAACAAGAAAGTTCAGACAGTTTAAAAAGTATTATTTAATTTTACAAATCATTATTTTTTAATTCTTTGATAGGTATAATAAATCCTAAACATATCTAATTATAGAAAATATTTTAATTAATAAAAGGTGTCACATGAATAAAATCTTGATTACAGAAGATTTTGTTGAAAAAATACTTCATAATTTTAAATTAAATAAAGAGCAATGTAAAATTTTAAATATAGATTTTCCTTTAATTGAAAATTGGGAAGTAAGTATTTTAGGAAAAGAGATTCTAATCACAGAAGCTGAACTTCTAATATTATTAAGAGGTGATTTATCTATAAAAAATCAACAGCAAGTATCTAAAAATTATTCTTTTTTAAAAGAGACAATTTTAATTAATGAAGAAAGTATTTTAGATGAAAAAAAGAATTTAAAATCATATACAAATAATAAATTAGAGATATATACAGATGGTGCCTGTAAAAATAATCCAGGTGAGGCAGGAAGTGGTATTATCGTTTATGAGGGGGAAAATAAACCAAAATTATTTTTTGGGAATTATGATAGTTTTGGAACGAATAATACCGCAGAATTAAATGCATTATTATATGGCTTAAAATTAGCTAATAGTCATGATAGTGAAGTAATTATTTATTCAGACTCAAAATACGCTATTGATTGTATTTCTAATTGGTCTTATAAGTGGAAAGAAAATAATTGGACAAAAAAAGGTGGAGAAATTAAAAACCTTGAACTTATTAAAGAAGGTCATTTTTTATTTGAAAATATGAAAGATAGAATTAGATTAGAACATGTTAAAGGTCATTCTGGAATAGAAGGTAATGAATTATCAGATAGAATGGCTGTATATGCAATTAAAACTAAAGAAGTCAATTATACAGAGTATATATATGATGATATATATGAAATACTAAAAATGGAGTCATATTAATTTTGATAGATAACTATTTTGAATTCAATAAAAAGATTATAGAATTTAAGAAAAATAATCAATATAAAGAGTTGCTTAATCATTTTAAAAAAAATAAATTGAATTTCCCAAAAAAACAAATTGCTAATGATAAATATTTAATACCAAATATATTAACTGCTTTAAGAAAAACAAATAATTCTAAATATATAGATAGTTTTTTAACTGAATTTAATATTCCAATAAATAATAAGACTAATCAAATCTTATTGAATTTATATGGTTGGTCTATCTATGACAATATTAAAAACAGATATTATAATAAGAATGACATACTAACTAATATAAAAAATATAATTTCTATTCTACAAGAGAAGAATGACACATATTCTAATAATATTGTTTCTAATATTTTTAGAGCTGGTATTCAAGTATCAAAAGAAAGTCAAAATAGAGATTTTAAGTTTATTAAAGAATTTTGTGAATTATTTGATGTTCAAAAATTATCTGAAGATTGTGAAATATATAATATTAAAGGGAAAGATGTAGAACAAGATTCAGACAAAGAAAAATGGTATAGTGAAATGTCCAAATCTTTGTTTGAATTAGAAATGTATAATAATTCGTTTAAATTTTCTAAGGATGCATTAGCTAACTTGAACAAATTTCATTTTGGTAATGAATTATGGTTAGCGAGAAGGTTAGCTTTGTCAAAAAAATACTTAGGCAATTTAGATGAAGCTATTCTAGACCTTGAAGAAATTTATTTAAAAAAGAAAGATTGGTTTATAAAAAAAGAAATAGCTGAGTTATATTTTGAAAGCAATGATTTTGAAAAATCTTTTGAAAATGCTCTCATAGCAATAAATTCGAAAAGTAAAATTGAATTTAAAGTTTCGTTAATAATGTTGATTGGTAAAATTTTAAAATTAAAAAAAGAATTTGCTTTAGCTAAAATGCATTTTCTTTTAGTAAAACAAATTAGAAATAATAATTCATGGAAAGAGTCTTTGGACTTAGAAAATGAATTAAACTCATTAGAAATAAATATTGATGATACAAACTTATTAAAGCACTTGAACGAATATTGGAATTCTTTTTCAAAAAATGATAAAGAATCAAATAATAGAAACACACAACAAGATGAAATTTTTTCTGGATATATAAAAAAGATACTTAATGAGAATGAAAAAGGGAAAAATGGATTTATTGAATCTAAAAAAGGAAGTTATTACTTTTCAATTCCTTCACATATTAAGTTATGTATCAAAATTCAGAAAGATAAAAAAGTTAAATTTAAAATAGAGAATCAGAAAAACGGGAAACAGAAAGCTAAGATTTTAAAAGTTTTTTAATTTTGAAGATATATTATTATATAACTTTACCCTTTTTTATTAGAAATTTACAAGCATTATTTAAAATCAGGCTATTTTCTACAAATGATAAGTTTTGTTTGTAAAAAGAAAATGCAATATTTCTCAATTCTGAAGATTTAGAATAAACATTAATAAATTTATCTGTTGTAAATTTTCCTTCAAAATTTGTTTCAAAGAATCTTTGTTTAGTATTCCCATTTGTTAGCAATAAATCAAATATTAAAGTACCTTGAAAAGAGATTTTATTTAGTTCTCTTTCTATTGTTTCTAATTGCTCTGTTGGACTATGATGAGAAAGAGAATGAATAAAAATAGTATCATTGTTAATTTTATTTATTTTATAATATTTCACAATATGTCCTTTCAATTAATTCTAATGTTTTTGTAATTATTCTATCAGCTTCTTGCTTATCTTCTATAATTCTACTTATTTCAGGTCTTGGGTCAGAATGAAATAGTGGATGCCTATGAGTAGAATAGTAACTACAACATTCATTAAGTTTATTACAAATATTAGTATTTGCAATTTTACTTTCAGCATTTTGTGTTAAAACAAATCTTGAAGCTGAAATTTCAGTAAAAATATCTTTAAAATTTCCTTTTCTTGTTGTTTCCACTCCATTATCTAAAAGAACCCTTTTCATATATAATTCTAATCCTCTTAATGCATTGAAGGCAAAAGGTGTATAATCTGGTAAATCAATATCTATTTTTTTTAATGTTAATGAAGTTTGAAGTATTTTCTTATTTGTATCATCAATATAATCATATGATCTAGGAAGAAAACAACTAAGTTCTTCCTTAACATTATTCTTATCTATTTCAATTTTATACACTTCTTCATTTACAATAATAATATCTTCTAAATTTAATAACTCTGTTAATAAACTATAAATTTCTAAAAATATTCCTAAGGGTTTCCCCTGAAAAAAAGTATTTTTATTGTTATATCTAATTATTGAAAAAGAATCTTGTCCTAATTCATTATTTATAATATATTGTTTTCCTTTTCCATTTACATCTAATGGCTCTTTTACAGTAAATTGTTCTTTTAAAAATTCTAACAATAAGTCAAAGTTTTCATCAATTATATTTTTGTTACTAAAAGTAATATTCTTTTGTGAAAATTCACTCATTTTTGCATATTCTTTTATATGAGTTGCAATATTTGTACCAATCTCTTGATTCTTGCCAATTTTAGGATTTAATGTTGTCTCTCCACAACTTTTAAAAAAAATACCTATTTTTACTTCTTTTCCCTCAGAATTAATTATGTAATTTTTTCTATCCTTTGCTGAACCTTCTTCTTTAACAAAATTTGTATTATCTGAATATGAATTAATAGCATCTATTATAAGTTCTCTTTTTAAATATAAATTTTTGAATTCTGACATTATTTCTCCAGTTTTTAAATAAATTATAACATTATAAAATTATATAGCCTATAAAAAAGTCGAAAGTATACTATATAAATCATAAAAAATAAATAGAATATTTATTACTTTGACTCAATAATCATCTAATCTCTAGAAACAATAATTATAAAAGATATAGATGTTTTGAATATTACCAATTTAACTCAAATCCAAACCACTCGTCCCATCACCCTTAGGCTCAACCTTTATCTGCAATGGAATTCGCTCTTTTAGTGCTTCCACATGGGAAATCACACCTACCATCTTTCCTGAACTTTGTAGTTGATTTAGTGCATTTAGTGCTAGTTCTAAACTGTCAGCATCTAGTGTCCCAAATCCTTCATCTAAGAAAAGTGAATCTATACTTATCTTCTGACTAGCTAGACTTGATAATCCTAAAGCCAAAGACAAACTCACTATAAAACTCTCTCCACCTGATAGAGTATTTACAGGTCTTACCACGTCACCTTGGAAACCGTCACATATCTCTATTTCAAGTAGTTTTGAGCTATCAAGTCCCCTTTGAAGTTCATATCTAGGGCTTAGTATTT
This genomic interval carries:
- a CDS encoding type II toxin-antitoxin system RnlA family toxin, which codes for MSEFKNLYLKRELIIDAINSYSDNTNFVKEEGSAKDRKNYIINSEGKEVKIGIFFKSCGETTLNPKIGKNQEIGTNIATHIKEYAKMSEFSQKNITFSNKNIIDENFDLLLEFLKEQFTVKEPLDVNGKGKQYIINNELGQDSFSIIRYNNKNTFFQGKPLGIFLEIYSLLTELLNLEDIIIVNEEVYKIEIDKNNVKEELSCFLPRSYDYIDDTNKKILQTSLTLKKIDIDLPDYTPFAFNALRGLELYMKRVLLDNGVETTRKGNFKDIFTEISASRFVLTQNAESKIANTNICNKLNECCSYYSTHRHPLFHSDPRPEISRIIEDKQEADRIITKTLELIERTYCEIL
- a CDS encoding DUF2779 domain-containing protein, coding for MDIGKHCNKPYECDAKEYCWKTQRQIPDYSIFNIFNLGSKKQIELYSKGIVNIDDIPHDFDLTANQKQAVENYKSKLTYIDTSSIKEFLKDITYPIYHLDFETYQQTIPQFKGIKPFEQIPFQYSLHIQHEDGTLTHKEYLSQDSVDSRYDLALNFCEDIPSDVTVLAYNMSFEKGVIKRLASNYDDLREHLLSINENMQDLMIPFQKKWYVTPDMKGSYSIKYVLPSLVPQFEKAYKELDGVQNGSQAMNAFANLGKLDEEEKQKMRTSLLEYCKLDTLAMVKILEVLKKV
- a CDS encoding type II toxin-antitoxin system RnlB family antitoxin, with the protein product MKYYKINKINNDTIFIHSLSHHSPTEQLETIERELNKISFQGTLIFDLLLTNGNTKQRFFETNFEGKFTTDKFINVYSKSSELRNIAFSFYKQNLSFVENSLILNNACKFLIKKGKVI
- a CDS encoding ribonuclease H family protein → MNKILITEDFVEKILHNFKLNKEQCKILNIDFPLIENWEVSILGKEILITEAELLILLRGDLSIKNQQQVSKNYSFLKETILINEESILDEKKNLKSYTNNKLEIYTDGACKNNPGEAGSGIIVYEGENKPKLFFGNYDSFGTNNTAELNALLYGLKLANSHDSEVIIYSDSKYAIDCISNWSYKWKENNWTKKGGEIKNLELIKEGHFLFENMKDRIRLEHVKGHSGIEGNELSDRMAVYAIKTKEVNYTEYIYDDIYEILKMESY